The Canis lupus familiaris isolate Mischka breed German Shepherd chromosome 19, alternate assembly UU_Cfam_GSD_1.0, whole genome shotgun sequence DNA segment TCTTACAAATAGTCTATCAGGAAAATTCCCTGAAAGGACTAAAAGCAAAATGAGAGGAAAACACAGTTGCTGGTATGCACACTAGAAGCTTACTCTTCAGCTGCAGAATTCCTCGCAGTGGCCAGAGGTTTCTCTGCCTAGTGGTGGCTTGACTTTGAAGGTGGCAAATCCTGGGCAGAGAGACAGCTGAGAGAACTCCCTTGGATTCAATCTGCAGCCCAAACAGCCACAGGGAACCCCCCAAGTCACACCATTGCTCAGGGCCTTTCTGCCATAGAATAAATCTTCCTGGCTGGCTCGCATGATTGCTACCAAACCCTAAAATCAGATTCATGTATGTGCAAGAAGTCAGTCTCTGAATCACTGGGTTTGAAGCAGAGAAAGCTTTATTATCAGAAGGGCAGCCCAATGAGAAGGCAGTGGGTTGGTTCTGAAATCTGCCTTGATTTCATTAGGTCTGACGTTAGGTGAGTTAGCTGTTTTGTTTGGGGGCTTTGATCATAGTAGCTGCCCCCTTGTGTCCTCCACAGGTCTCTGCTTTTGGCCCCAACCATCCCTACATGGTCTAGACTCTACAGTCAGACAGGCTAGCTTTAGTGTACTTTGCTTCCTACCAACCTCCAGCCCTCAGGTTTTCAGAACCTCTAGTCCCTTTGAAATAGGATTTTCCCCAGCTCAGCAGGATGTGTTTCTTTAGCTAGAGGCTACCAGCACTATTCTACTGATGCAGTGATGGGAAGATTATTTCAGTGAGAGCCCTTGCGACCTGGTGCCAGGTAATACTCAAAGCACCTGTAGGAGTGAAGTCCCCTAGGTGTCTCTCATTAGAAATTTCCTGGATGCTTTCAGGTTAGAAAGACTGACAATTTCCTATGAGATCTGGCTTCAGAGGAACAGGCAATTTCCTTTTACAGCGGGTTGCAATTTGGCATCCCTGTGAGATTCATAGAAGTCCTCATTAGAGGCCCTGTCTCCACAAAGCACTGGGAACAGATACTGAGTGATAGCATCTCAAGCATGCTTAGTTGGTTCCTGCCCACTTACCCCCAGGCATCAGGCCTAGTTGGCCTGTTACATAAGACTGGCAATTGCTTGCCACACCACCTTCCTGGGGCAGTGTTTCTCTACATTAATCCAGTGATTAAGAGGTTTGAATGCTATTTACAGTCATACCCTATAGGATGTCTTATCCTTATTGGACTGTTTGTTTAGCAATCAACCCCAAGCTGTCTCCCATCCCAGGAAACATGTTCAGACCCAGAATGGCTATTCAGATCCCATGAGATCTGCACCAGTTATTAACTATACTGTTTTGGGTGTATGGACCTTTGCCCTATGTGTACCCTGCTGGACCCTGTATCTGGCCCAAATTAACATACATGGCATTTACCTGGGGGTTGAGCCTGGAGAGCTTGACATTTCCTTTGGATTAGTCAATGCCTGTGCACTTTGTTACCTAAGTACTTTGGGCCTTTAGATGTTTCAGAATTCTCCATAAAGCAGGTATTCTTCCTGGATCTAGGGGTTCTGTGCACTGTGCTGCAGTGGGagaatggaaacttttttttatttagacCACTTGTAGCCTCGTGCCAGTGGGATAATCAGGGATTCTGGGGGAGGTCAGGTCTCacatgtgtctcttatgagtggTCAATATGGCCATACTTGAGATGGCAAAGCTAAGCAGTTCCATGAGACCTGACTTCAGGGAACAAGGAACTGTGTTTTGGAACAAAGCACACATTGccaccactgagtcccccagaaGTCCCTAATAGGGACTAGTCTCAGACCTGGGGACCCATCCCAGGGTGTCTGAACAAAGAATCAGTAAGGCTTAGGCATTCCCAGTCTGCTCCTGGGAATCTGCCACAAGCATTTTGCACAAATAGCCTATTAGAATAAGCCTGCCCTCATCTACCAGGACATCTTCCTGGTACAGGCTTTCCCTATACTGTGCCATTGATGAAAGAGTTCGAATGATGATTATTCACGTTAAACCCCCAATAGACCTTGCTGTCTTTACCCTGTCTGGGAGCCTATAATCATGATGTCTAGGTGTTTCCAATCCCACTGGGCTCTAGTGACCCTGGAAATTCATCTGAAATCTCAAGAGATCTGGCATCAAGGGAATTAGCTATCCTGTTTTAGAGTAGGATGACCTCTAGCAGCCTCATGTGTCCCCACAAGCTCAGGCTTGTAGGCTGGAATATCCCTACATATTTCTGATGGGGAACTGTATCAGGGAGCCTGGCTGCAGGTGAGAAGGGCCAGTGCATGCTCACTTTGTTCCCTGTGTACTTCCTGTCATCAGATTTCCAGGACCTCTAGTCCCAGAGAAATAGGCTCTATTTCATCTCAACTGGATATCTTCCTGTAGCTGGTGTTACCAGCACTGCACTCCTGATGCAGAAAGTGGAAAGATGTTTGAATGAGATCCCTGGCACTCAAGGGATACTCAAGGTGTCAGAGGATACTTAAGTCACATGAGAGTGAGGTCCCCCAGGTATCTCTCATCAGTGAACTTCCATTTGTCCTGTTAGAAAAGGCCTGGGCTTTCTCACCATGCCATCTTCCCAGGGCAGTGTTTCTCTGCATTGAGGAAGAGACTTGAATGGTGGTTACCCTCATAACCCATAGGGTCCCTTATTGGACTAAGGACTTACTTGTTTGGTTTTCATGATTCCAAGGTGTGTCCATCCCACATAGCCCTGGTCATGCCTGGCTATCAAGATCCCAGAAGATCTGGTTGTGTGATCCCAGGAGACCCTCAGACCTGCTTTGGAGCATGATGGACACTTTGGGCCTTTTTGTATCCCACCAGTCCCCACCCATTGCCCAAATTATGCCTGCATGGCTCTGACCTAGGGGCCAAGACCATGGAGGCTGTCTTCCATTTCTGATGGGCCTATGCATGGGCAAGTCCTGCCCTGTGCAACTTCTGCCCTTAGACTTCCTAGATTCTAGACCTAAGGGCCTTTCTGACAATCATGATTTCAAATTGTCTCCCATCTCTTGTAGCCCTGGTTAGGTGTGGAGTATTAATCAAGATCCCAAGAGATCTGGCATCAGAGGAATTAGCTACTCTGTTTTAGAGCCCTTTTAGATGGGCCCTTTTAGCCCTGTGTGTACCCAGCAGTCCCCACCTGTGGCCCAAATTATGCTTCCATGTCCTGATTCATGGACCAAACCCAGGAGCCTGGCTGCCCCTTCAGATTGCCCAACATATGCACATTGCTATGCATGCACTTCCTACCCTCAGGCACCGTGGACTTCTAAGCTGCTGTTTACAGAGGCTGCCCCAGCTCAGCAGGCATCTTTCTGGAGTGAGGGGTTACTTACTTGCACTGCACTTGTGGTGCAGTGAGGGAAAGTTCATCTACTGCTGTGGAGAGTGGTTTGGCAAttcctctaaaagttaaaaatagaattacctacCACACATCCCAACAATTTCATTCATAGGTATATTcttagaagaattaaaaataaggacCAAAGTGAGATATTTATATACCAGTGTTCATTACTATagtattcacagtagccaaaatcaacccaagtgtccatcaacaggagaatggttaagtaaaatgtggcatatatgcAAACAATATGAAATAACTTTTCAGTTATGAAAAGAAGtgaagttctgatacatgctacaacatggatgaacctgaatATGTTAATTATCCAGAAATAAAGGGTcaaatattgtgtgattctactcatatgaaatatttagaatttgcAAAATAATAGAGACAAGGTAGATTAGAGGTTATCTGGGGCTAGGTAGGCAATCAGTGgggagttattgcttaatgggtacagagtttcttctGGGGTAATGAAAATGCTTTGAAGTAGTAGTGATTCAAAGACAGTATTGTTGCTAAAATTAATACCACTGAATCATACACTTAGGTATGGTAAAATGGCAATTTTTGCTATAGACTGAATTGTGCCCCCTCCATTCATATGTTGGAACTGTAACACcccatgtgatggtatttgggaGATAGCTTTTGGGAGGTTTAGATCAGAGAATGAGGGCTGGGCCCTCaagatgggattagtgccctaaTCAAGGAAGAGACCTTGCTTCCAGACCAAAGAGCTTGCTTCCTGCCCCACTTTTCTGCCATGGGAGGACACGGTGAGATGGCAGCTGcttgcaagccaggaagagaaacaTAACCAGGAACCAattctgccagcaccttgatattggacctctcagcctccagaactctgagaaataaacgtctgttgtttaagccactcagtctgttgtattttgttatagcagcctgagctaagacattTCATGTTATACACATTTTACCACAACAAAATCAATTGTATTCCTAAATACAAGCATCAAAGAGAggaattaaataacaaaaaataccatttacaatgatattaaaatatataaaccacttaagattaatctttaaaaatggcagTTATCCCATGCTCAGCAATCTTCATATACTGCACATGCACCCTGCAGCCTTCTTCCCATAATACCTGTATATTTTCCAAAGATTGAACTGCCACAAGCTGTAAAGCTCAGTTGCCTCATACATTACATGGGGATAATAAAAGACTTGAATGAAAAAGCTAATAGTCATTATTTCTGAACAATGACAATAtgagtgattttaattttctttcatgttttcttgtaGTTCTTAAATTGACTGACTGAAAGAAATCTATTCGAAGCCactcccccaccccgaccccagcCACACTTAGACAAAACTCACAAGTGTCTGGACTTGGCCCTAACTTTTTTTTCTAGGTCACGGTGCCCTGCATTCTCAGAAAGTAGACCCAAACTACAAAACATATTCTTCTCTAGCCTGACCATAACCCACATCCAGGACAGAGTCCCTTGAAAAACCTGCCACTTCCTGCTCTATCTGGCCAAGAATCaaccctctcccttcaccccatGGGTGCAGCTGCAACCCTCTCACATCCTTAAAAATCTCCTAAAAGGCCCAGCCAGACAAAACTCAAGGCTGACATTTCTCCTGATGCCTGGCTCCTCCCCCACCTTGGAGAGTAAATAAACTCTGTCCTGCTTGTAGCTTTACTCTTTGTGCAATTTTTTTGTGCCCATGTCACCCACTTTAACACTAACATCAGAATAgttttttagagagaaatgaTATTGgttgtttaatatatttagaatttattcttttctcttaattccCACTTAATCTGTATTCTAGGTCTTCATACTTCCTGCATGAGCATCCAATAGGTTCCACATTGTCTGGCCTTTCTATGTTGTAGTTCCTCCTGCACCCacagctcctcctcctgcccttccaccCCTCCTAAAGACTCTGGTGTTCTCTGTTGTCATTCCCATGAGACCTCCCTCACTCTAGCAGTCTGTGCGCTCAACACTGCCCCCCACAAAGCCCATGTCCTGTAGCTGTCCGGTAACTGTCCTGTGTGGGTACTTTCTGCTTTCTAAACCCCTCTGTTACCTGCACAACTAGGGCAGTGATTCTTCACCTAGTTTTTTCCACTGTGCCCAATCAGAAGGCCTCAGGCCCTGTCTGGGGCAGCAGCATTCTGTCATGGCTGCAAGCAGTAGCTTAGCTTTCACAGCCTGGTACAAGTACTCAACTCTTGAAACCTCACTTTTCTCGccaataaaatggagaaattaatgTCTATGTCATAAGAATAGatgacaacaaaataaaacaatctgcGTAACTCAGTGGGAATAGTATGCTTGGCCTacattaaacaataattttaaagcaaCTTGAATCAAACAAGAGTTTAGATCAGATGAGCCTGGGTTCAAGCCTCTCCACACAGCTGTTTGTTAGTCACGTACCCCCAAGCCAGTTTCTTAACTTCAtagatctcagtttcctcactgaaAATGGGTGTAAGTATGATAATCcatttattcgtttattcatATGAACAACACCAGATTGTGTGGTAGCTACATTAGGCACTGTGTTGAAAGGTAGGAATGCAGAGACAAGAAAGGAGCACTTCCATCACCGGGGGCACATAGCCACCTAGAAAACAGACAGCAGAATCATAGTCCTGGCTACATATTGAAGTCCCCTGAGAAGATTAAAAAATCCTGATGCTGGGCTCTGCCCAGGAATTCTGAGAGGAGGTCTTGAGGTCTGGCTTTAGCATAGGTTCAGAGCTTCCCCGTCGACCCCAGTAAGTAGTACACATCTACAACTGCTGCTTTAGTCACTCTCAGAGAATTTCTTCACACCTAATTTGCTGCAGGACATTTCTCTCAGAGATTGTTTGATGTACTGAGGACACAGAGGTGGGGTGGTCTCCAATCCTGGGACAGGGTGTCCCAATTCCCACACACTTTATGTCAGCTCAAAGTGAGTCAGAAGTTCCACTGGAGGTCTGCTGGCTGGGTTGGCTCCAATCTCATCAATTTACAACTGATAACAAGAAGGAGTCTTACCCAGAGCTAATGATGTGCTGCCCCTCACTAGGCTTTCAGCTGTTCCCAGGCAGCCTCTTCCAGCTGGGCCTTATTAATCAAGCATCCCGGGCTCCTCTGCCGTGAAATGCAAAACTCATTTTAATAATACCTGTAAGTAAATAAGAGTAAGTGACAGGAAGCTGAGAAATAGCTATCAGCAGCTTTCTACCGGTAGGCCATCAGCCCTTTCCCCCTGGAGCTGACTTTAGGTCCTAAGCAAATATGGGGCATTTCATTCCTAATATgggcatttcatttttatttctagacaGTAAGTCCCATCTTGCCGGCAagacatttcctttccttttcctacaGTTTCCTTATAAAGTgcttattttcaaaatcttatttGACATAGAAAATATGATTTCTGAGAGTTGCTTTCaaaaactccagaaaaaaaaatgggggtgggATACAGAATAAATAAGACTGGCAAAGGTTGATGTTTAATCGATGAACCCCAGTTTACTGAATCATTATCCTGGCTTTGGTGTATGTTCAAAAAATGCCCACAAtacaaaatttaatgaaagaagcTATGGGGGAAAATTAGATTTTAGATACTACtcttataattttaatgtttcagAAAGGTTTGGATTTGTTATCATATAAACTCATGTTTTAAATCTTCTTATTCAAATATAATCCCTtagattatagttttattttagtgTACAAGCTATTTTGCCCAAAAAGTTTCCATtgatttaaagtaataaattattCTTACTTTTACATATAACTCAATTATGTAGTTACTAAGTAATAACAATTAAGTTTAAAAGTATATTTGTCATGACTCCAGTTACACATGTTTCCATGAAGGTGTGAGGTGTCTTCTTCCACATAGTTCCCCCAGCCAGGTCTGCTGGTTCTGACGTGGTCCTGGCAGCTCACACAAATAGTCCTTGGGAAGCTCACTAATTTCCTGTTGCTTTATATAATAGCCTTTTTAATAAACCTCACATTTAAAGGTCTAAAAATTAATCAGTATCAAAGACGATTTCATCCTTGGAGGAAGCATGTTATTTTTAGAAAGCCATTTTTATACTAAAATCACAACGATTTACCCcagagcttatttttatttatttatttattttgccccAGAGTTTAAAGTATCCTCTTCAACGATTATAAAAGGGTCCCAGTCCTTATTTTGGCAATCACTCCCTTCTTGGATTTAGAGCTTAACATCAGACCACCAATGGGGCAGTCACCTCTGCATTCAGTGGTCTTCACAAACTAAGCACATTGTAGACTTCTCATAAAATCTGTTCATTACATATTGAAGATGTAACTGCCCCAGAGACTTAGACTAAGCCTCTGTTGCCTCTCGTTTTACATAGGGGATAATAAAACACTTTCCCAGAGGCATGCTGTAGTAAATGGGTAATGTAGATGGTATATTCACCACCGTGCTGGACACAAAGAAAAGGCTTAGTCTGTGGAGGTATCAATACATCCTCAGAAAGCAGGTGTTGAAATGTCTCCCTTTATATTCATGATTCCCAGTCAAGACTTTTGGGACCCATGCCTGCTGGTTATGTTCCACACGATGGCTCCCTCCCTTCTCTATCTGGGCCCTTACCATCAAGCACAAAggtatgaaatataaaatttccattttcctgtgaacattttttcatgctgggattttaattttgggttttttttttttttccagtgaggaAAAGACTTGTTGCCTTAGCCACCAATGTTTGACATCAGGGTTGACCACTCCTGCTGCTTTCAGCACGGTTAACACTACTGAGAGAATCAGGCCTagtctccagcccctccccccccaggtcTCATTGAGAGGACAGCCTGGAGGCTCAGCATGGGCCTGCCTGTCACAGCAGGTCACTGCCTAATGGGCTTCCACAGCAGAACCCAGAGATCTCACTGCTATTTCTCACAGCCTAGGGAACAGGTAGGAAATATCTGTATCTTCTTTCCTTATCCATCTTATGTCTTAATACAGTTATTCCAGGACCTGGAGTAAAGATACTTTTAAACACAAAACCCAGTAAGACTGGACTTCCTTGGAAACTGGTCTCAGCTAATGTATTGATTAGAGAAGGAGCTTCTCACACCAGACTTGCCAGTGTGAAAATGACCTGGAGCTACCCTGTCAGGTAAGAACACAGATCATCCAGATCTGAGAGTCAAGAGGGGGCATTTAAAAGCTTCTAGAATAAGCTGCAATGCATGCACAATTGTTCCATCCCATTAAGGGACACAAAGACTTCGTTGGTCTCAAAATCTTTCTAAGTCATGACAACATTGACATGTTAACATTAACATATCTACAAGTTGCAAAATGATGACATAATATTATACATTAAATACTGCATATACTTacatttatatgattatatgattgctttacattttaaacacGTAATTTTCTACctatgcttttaatattttaaacttcaataattttctttaaatattctaggCTTCTGTTTTTTGTCAGTTTGGCATTATGGAACATACACTTGGGAAACAACAGtaagaagcattttatttatactgtctttttatcacatatttatttcttaatcattaagtctcatattttcaatgtttttaaaaggtcacAGAGAAGAAATCAACAATGCTACAACCCAGAAGCTCCAGCAGAAAACACTCAACTGGACCCTGAATAATTTGGGGGAGGTGAATGGGAACGGAGATGGCTGGAGGCCCCAGGATACACGTCCCTACTTCCATGCTTTCCAAGATCGTAAGCCGTGATATCGCCCAGAATACCTTTGTGGTCATCTCCATCAGTGGCTTCTCAGTCTAGATCTGAGAAAAACCTGGAGTAAActaaggataaaatgagaaatcCAACACAGCACATTTTATCATATTCAGATGATGCACTATAAAGTGGAAAATATTTCCTAGTGAGGTGTTCTTTTGCTCTGAAACAGGTTTTACTATTTCATTGGTAAAATGTTGCATTTGCTCATGTCTAGCGAACTGTGATTAGATATATTCAAAACAACTACTCCATCTCAAGATAATAGCAGACTTTTGCTTGGCTTATTGCAGACTCTCAGGCTCCAGACCCCAGTCCCTGGCGCGGGGAGGAGTCCCTCTGGCGGGAAGGAGGGGTTGGGGGTTTTCTATAGCCATCGAACCCGTGGGTGGTCCCCGCCCTGGAGGCCTGTTTTTAATCATTGTCAGGGCAACTCGCAGCTTGACTTTAACAtgtgaagggaagggaaagagaaaatcatacTTACAGTCGGGGCAGGGTTTCTCGCCGGGGACCTCGAACTGGTTCCTGACCCTCTGGTACCCCTGGcagtttgtttttaatccttaaaTTAAGAAGTAGGGTTTACCTGAGCAAACATACTTGGCAGGGGGTTAAATTTTATTGCCTCTCCGAGGCAATCTCGTGAGGCCCTCCCGGGGATACACTAACGCTGAGGGCCAGACGGTCGGCGGACACTGATGCCCAGGTGTCCCCCCGCAGTAGGTGCCTCCTCGCCGCCGCGCTGCTGCAGGAACGGCGGCACCTGCGTGCTGGGCAGCTTCTGCGTATGCCCCGACCCCTTCACCGGCCGCTACTGCGAGCACGACCAGAGGCACAGGTGGGCGCTTGCACCAGCTGACTGcacgggccggggggggggggggggggggggggggggggggggggggggggggaggggggggcgcaCGGAGCGCACGGAGCGCACGGGGGACAGGAGGGACCGGAGGCGCACGGGCGGGGGAGGGACGGAGCGCACGGGGGACAGGAGGCGCGGGGCGTGGAGCTGAATGGGCGTGGGGAGCGCACGCGCTAGGGCAGCGCTGACGACGCGTCTGTCTCATCAGCGAATGCGGCGCACTAATGCACGGAGCCTGGACATTCCGCGGCTGCCGCCTCTGCAGGTGTGTCTTCGCAGCCCTGCACTGCCTCCCTCGCCAGACACCTGGCAGCTGCGGTAAGGAGACCCACGTCCTGTGCACACAGTCCACGCACGCGGGCTATTGCTCCTTTGTATCTACCAATTTGTAGAGATCTAGCTGTGCCAGGCGACACAGAAATGAGCAAACTTAGAAAAGTCACATTCGTTGTGAATCACATGGcatattgtcattattatttaaaaatattcctaagtTTACTCTGCCCTAATTGCTTGGTTTAAATCTGATTTCCGAACACTGCCCTTTCAGTAAGCAGAATTTGGGGGAGCACACAAGCTGGTAAGCAGAGCCAAGCCTGCCAGACAGTTTACCCGATGAAATCTCCAGTTGATGTCCCTACACCACACCAACACCATCTCCTTAACTGTGAAATAAGGAGGACACTGGAGCAGGACAGGAACAGGCATGGATGGCCAGGCGCCATTAGAGCCAAACAGACATTGCTCCAGAGAAGGAAGATACCTTGTAACCACAGCCCAGGTCTGCCACGCATATTAAAAGCCAGGAGGGTGTGAGGAATCTACCAGGTAAAACACTCCTTTGTAAGAATTCTGAGCAGTGAGCAAACTCAGTGCAAATGTTTCACTTGTAAAACTCAGTAAGGAATTGCCTGGGTCAGAA contains these protein-coding regions:
- the LOC609557 gene encoding cryptic protein isoform X1, translating into MVKTVKTFGTHACWLCSTRWLPPFSIWALTIKHKVIPGPGVKILLNTKPSKTGLPWKLVSANVLIREGASHTRLASVKMTWSYPVRLLFFVSLALWNIHLGNNSHREEINNATTQKLQQKTLNWTLNNLGEVNGNGDGWRPQDTRPYFHAFQDLGASSPPRCCRNGGTCVLGSFCVCPDPFTGRYCEHDQRHSECGALMHGAWTFRGCRLCRCVFAALHCLPRQTPGSCDLEDLLAARSDGLSAQLSSQRMLSVLFLLPCLLLQTILSEGGDC
- the LOC609557 gene encoding cryptic protein isoform X2 — translated: MVKTVIPGPGVKILLNTKPSKTGLPWKLVSANVLIREGASHTRLASVKMTWSYPVRLLFFVSLALWNIHLGNNSHREEINNATTQKLQQKTLNWTLNNLGEVNGNGDGWRPQDTRPYFHAFQDLGASSPPRCCRNGGTCVLGSFCVCPDPFTGRYCEHDQRHSECGALMHGAWTFRGCRLCRCVFAALHCLPRQTPGSCDLEDLLAARSDGLSAQLSSQRMLSVLFLLPCLLLQTILSEGGDC